TCTGATCCTGGGGATGGGGTTTGACAGAGCCAGCTGAACACCCTGGGTgcccagaagagaaaaggaagagggataTTGCTATAGTTTAAAGGGAAGCTAGCTGGGGGTAGCTATGGCTTttagtgggtggatggatgagaaaGAGCTCTCTCTAGAAAAGTCAACCTGACAAAGTCACCCCGTTCACCCCAAAAGGATGGTTGCAAGAGATGTAGGTCTATGCAAGTGACCCAAGAAAGCAGCTTTCCTTTCCTACTGTCCTTCGGGCACCTCCAAGGGAGTACAGCAAGTCCCTCACACTGGCAGGTTCCTGATGGACAGGGTAGCAGGACAGTGAGTGATAAGTGGGGCAGGTATTGCCACTGGACTGAAGGAGTAGAGGCTGGGGTCCTAGTGAGGACCCAGGGTTCTACTTCTGCCATCCAGCTCCCAGAAGCTAGACAGCTCAGCCCAGGGCTAGCTATTGCTCAGTGGCCTCAGCGGTCCTGCAGGGAGGGGTCTGTGTGCAGGATCAGGTTAGAATGGGCTCACTGCCTTTGCTTCCTCTTACAAAATGGACGATGTGAGCCAggagttctctttcttcctggtGGCCATGACTGAAGTTTGTCAACTACAGAGACAGACTGCTCACCTCAAGACCTTGGGTGGTGCCTTAGTCAGAGCCTAGGACCTGCTAggggcccagtgtctgagagaagagaggtatCTTCTCTCAGCAGCTCCAGGAAAGACCTCACAGGCACTTAGGACTCAAAGCAGGTCAAACCAAGAGTGGTGGAGTGGGTTCTGGGGCTCTGATATGGGGCCTGATCAGGAGCTGGACGGAAGCTTCCTGCCTTTGATATTGAGGGGAATTGGGAAGGGGAAGGTGTCACCATTCTGTTCTGTTTATCACTCCCAACAGTACAGGGCTACCCCATTATCAGCAGGTTTTACAGGCCTAGAGGCCTTTCCAGGGATGGATACCACCAAGGACTAACCAGTTTTTACTTTCCTCCCCAGAAAAATGAAGTTTCTATGGATAGCTGCCACTTCCAAGAAGCCAGGCTCTCCTCCCTGCCTTCGGGTGCAGCCAGCTGTTCGGAAAGCTGGCAAGATTAGCACCTATAACAGGACTGGGAAGTCTCTAAAACGGCCTCAGGAGCAGACGGGTGAGAGGCCCTTCTGCCCTTGCCAAGTCAAATCTGAGCCCCAGCTTGCCTATCTCCAATCTCCTGAACCTCTGCGTGACAAACCTGGGAAGAACCAATCAGTTCCTTTTCCACGACTGGCTTCCAGGGTCTAGCCTTACTGTTTCCTGTAAGTCAACTGCCACCAGGAACACAGCGGCTCTGAGAGGACGTGACTTCTAAAATAGATTCTAAAGTGTTCGGTGCTCACCTTCAAGGACTTATCAGTGGTGTGGGGAGTAACTACTTCCGAGTACACGAGCCAGCTCCTAAGCTTGCCTCTCCCGAGCAAAAGGCTGGGCAGGACTGGgctggaggaggggggagggggaaggagagggagaagaaagcagggaaGGGGCGCGTGAGGGCCTAGCAGTGCCAAGTGCCACCGTGTTCCTTCCTGTAGGCAGACCTAGCCTTCTCCCGCCCTACAAGAGATTGTCAGCTTTCCAGAGACATACAAGACTCTACTCCCCCCAACCACCAGGGGCTGGGGTGGAGGGGGGACACAGATTAGGGTCATTACTAccagtccaccacaaaaaaaaggTGCATTGCTTTGGTGTTCCCTCTGCAAAGGAGCTCCCTCTCCGGAGAAGACAACTCATCTCGGGGAAACACACAAGCGGGGGCGGCTCTAGTGTGTGGCGGAGCTGGGGCGGATCTGCGGGCTGGACTCCGCCCCATCCCTGATCCCGCCTGGCCAGGCCTGCTTTCCCTGTTGCCACCGCTAACCCGTCGCCTACTCAGGATCCCCTGGGGCGCTGGGCGTGGCGGCTGGGCTCTTGCTGAGCCCCGGATGCAGGCCGCCTTGGTACTGGGGCTCCTGGTGTGGCACGGGTTGCGGGGCATCTTGGTCCGGCAGCTCCTGGCGTAGCAGAGGGCGAGGGCCACGGGCGCTGGGCCGCGGCGGCCTCCGTGGGTAGAGAAAGAGCGCGGGGTCCGGCATGGGATCGGCGTCTTCCCAGGTCGCCCAGTCCCGGCCCGGACCCTTGGCGGCCGCCTCGGGAGGGCGGCGGGCCCGTTGTGCACGCCGGCGGGCCCGGGGCTCCGAAGCTGCGGCGCCGGAGCGGGGGCCCTGGAGTCTCTGGCGCGCGACGTGCAGCTGGCAGGAGAGGTAGGCGGCCGCCTCGGTGTGTTTCTGCAGCTCGGTGCCCAGCACCGTGGCGCGGTGACTGCGGCGCCGCAGCTCCTCCAGAAAGCGGCGCTCCTCCGAGCGCAGGCTGCAGCGCAGCGCAGACACCAGCGCCTCCCGCTGTGCCACCTCCCGCCGCAGCTCCGCGTTGGCCGCCGCCCGTGCCTCCAGCTGCGACTCTAGAGCGCGGCACTTGTCCTCCAGCTCTCGGGACGCCTCCTCTGTGGAGAAGGGAAAATAAGGTGATGGCAC
The nucleotide sequence above comes from Arvicanthis niloticus isolate mArvNil1 chromosome 6, mArvNil1.pat.X, whole genome shotgun sequence. Encoded proteins:
- the Ccdc92b gene encoding coiled-coil domain-containing 92B; the encoded protein is MDTVSLEHQIQSVQRHISFLKKEQMALLRDLHLEILRLQKRCSELTHDLEMREVQSHQQEEASRELEDKCRALESQLEARAAANAELRREVAQREALVSALRCSLRSEERRFLEELRRRSHRATVLGTELQKHTEAAAYLSCQLHVARQRLQGPRSGAAASEPRARRRAQRARRPPEAAAKGPGRDWATWEDADPMPDPALFLYPRRPPRPSARGPRPLLRQELPDQDAPQPVPHQEPQYQGGLHPGLSKSPAATPSAPGDPE